One Acidobacteriota bacterium DNA segment encodes these proteins:
- the ppc gene encoding phosphoenolpyruvate carboxylase: MTEKPLWHPQNQAERLTELLSQDRAVKDTPLRRDVRLLGRLLGDVVKEQVGQTLFEKVEELRQLAIQHRERVIRQDTTDTEADLMARFEVQVAGVSLEDAYRLTKSFAIYFELTNLAETNHRKRRRRAALLASGRNSEPGTFRGTLDRLKEHGYTLNEVLDQLRKIEAVPVFTAHPTEVARRTVLFKRRRILAELAALDRLPLTEVEALRSEAAISGEITALWQTDQIQRRNPTVRDEIKMGLDYFPGCLIETIPVVYAELAQALCDVYDVEVSPSDLPGMVRFGSWIGGDRDGNPFVTAARTEDALRMARGVILEYYIRQIHELLKYLSSSVGQVDASTELTSAVAAYRERFKQVNPANPARSSHELYRCFLDFVLHRLEATRTTPTHIDAYADTSEFRDDLQLLCRSLAAHRGERIARLELEPLLRQVQTFGFHLVTLDIRQHGRVHSTAVKELSQGNQFTLEASTALPAPSATTLELLETLRTIARLKSSYPSETMERYIISGSESEADILNCRWLCELGGIRTGGNPARGDHGLMPVPLFESIEDLRNSPRICRALWTSPAYQSLLDAWGREQEVMLGYSDSNKDGGMMTSSWELYKAHRELHRVAEETGVKLRLFHGRGGTVGRGGGPTHRAIISQPVGAFTGHIKITEQGEVLNWKYSDPILAERNLELMIAASLEALTRTGTPDTPPGPEIEAAMDMMSGLAFEFYRINIVENPDILTYFEEATPVSELQHARIGSRPARRSERRGLHDLRAIPWVFGWMQSRHVVPGWFGVGTALECFARSQPENLTLLRQMMRDFVLFTDMVRNVEMSLAKADLNIARRYAALVSNSALRERVFSLIETEFHRTRQMVLEITEQSRLLEANPVLARSIQLRNPYVDPMSFLQIELLRRKRAGESSEELNYALATTINGIAAGLRNTG; this comes from the coding sequence ATGACAGAAAAACCACTCTGGCATCCCCAGAATCAGGCAGAACGCCTGACCGAATTACTCAGTCAGGATCGAGCCGTTAAAGACACCCCCTTACGGCGTGATGTGCGCCTCCTTGGCCGCTTGCTTGGCGATGTGGTCAAAGAACAGGTCGGCCAAACACTGTTTGAAAAAGTCGAAGAACTCCGTCAACTGGCGATTCAGCACCGCGAACGGGTCATCCGTCAGGATACAACCGACACCGAAGCCGACTTAATGGCCCGGTTTGAAGTCCAGGTCGCTGGCGTTTCGCTTGAAGATGCCTACCGGTTGACCAAATCGTTTGCCATTTATTTTGAGTTGACCAATCTGGCTGAGACCAATCACCGCAAACGTCGTCGCCGGGCGGCATTGCTGGCCAGTGGACGGAACTCTGAACCTGGAACGTTCCGCGGGACCCTTGACCGCCTCAAAGAACACGGCTACACGCTCAACGAGGTACTTGACCAGCTTCGGAAGATCGAAGCCGTTCCCGTGTTTACCGCCCATCCCACCGAAGTTGCCCGCCGGACGGTGTTGTTTAAACGGCGTCGGATTCTGGCTGAGCTGGCGGCCCTTGACCGGCTTCCGCTCACCGAAGTTGAAGCCCTGCGCAGTGAAGCCGCCATTTCGGGTGAAATCACCGCCCTCTGGCAAACCGATCAAATCCAGCGTCGAAATCCGACCGTGCGTGACGAAATCAAAATGGGGCTGGATTATTTCCCTGGATGTTTGATTGAAACGATTCCAGTGGTGTATGCCGAACTGGCCCAGGCGTTGTGCGACGTGTATGACGTTGAAGTATCACCTTCGGACTTACCAGGCATGGTCCGGTTTGGGTCCTGGATTGGTGGCGACCGCGACGGAAACCCATTTGTCACGGCAGCCCGCACCGAAGATGCGCTTCGGATGGCCCGAGGCGTAATTTTGGAGTATTACATTCGCCAGATCCATGAACTTTTAAAATACCTGAGTTCTTCGGTTGGGCAGGTAGATGCCTCGACTGAATTGACTTCGGCGGTGGCAGCGTATCGTGAACGATTTAAACAGGTAAACCCGGCCAATCCTGCCCGTTCGTCGCACGAACTCTACCGGTGTTTTCTTGATTTTGTGCTCCATCGGCTGGAAGCGACGCGCACCACACCGACTCATATTGATGCGTATGCCGACACCAGCGAATTTCGCGACGACTTGCAGCTTTTGTGCCGCAGTCTGGCCGCTCATCGCGGTGAGCGGATTGCCCGATTGGAATTGGAGCCGTTGCTCAGGCAGGTTCAGACATTCGGGTTTCACCTGGTGACGCTGGATATCCGCCAGCATGGCCGGGTGCATTCAACTGCGGTGAAAGAACTTTCCCAGGGAAATCAATTCACTCTCGAAGCTTCCACGGCGTTGCCGGCACCATCGGCGACAACGCTGGAGCTTCTGGAAACACTCCGCACCATTGCCCGTCTCAAATCAAGCTATCCATCGGAAACCATGGAACGCTATATCATCAGCGGTTCCGAGTCGGAAGCTGATATTTTGAATTGCCGATGGCTGTGCGAACTGGGCGGCATTCGAACCGGTGGCAATCCAGCCCGTGGCGACCATGGATTGATGCCGGTTCCGCTGTTTGAATCCATCGAAGACTTACGCAACAGCCCGCGAATCTGTCGGGCGCTGTGGACATCTCCGGCCTATCAATCGCTGCTTGATGCCTGGGGACGCGAACAGGAAGTGATGCTTGGCTATTCCGACTCAAACAAAGACGGCGGCATGATGACGAGTTCCTGGGAGTTATACAAAGCTCATCGCGAACTACATCGGGTGGCTGAGGAAACCGGCGTGAAGCTCCGGCTGTTCCACGGACGCGGCGGCACGGTGGGCCGCGGCGGCGGTCCGACGCATCGGGCGATTATTTCGCAGCCGGTTGGTGCCTTTACTGGACATATCAAAATCACTGAACAAGGCGAAGTTCTCAATTGGAAATATTCAGATCCCATTTTGGCTGAGCGAAACCTGGAACTCATGATTGCCGCTTCGCTCGAGGCCCTGACCCGAACTGGAACCCCAGACACACCGCCGGGCCCTGAAATTGAAGCGGCGATGGATATGATGTCGGGGCTTGCGTTTGAATTTTACCGAATCAACATTGTCGAAAATCCTGATATTTTGACCTACTTTGAAGAAGCCACCCCGGTGAGCGAATTACAACACGCCCGGATTGGTTCGCGTCCGGCACGCCGAAGCGAACGCCGCGGGTTACATGACTTGCGGGCGATCCCGTGGGTCTTTGGCTGGATGCAAAGCCGCCACGTCGTGCCCGGTTGGTTTGGGGTTGGAACGGCGCTTGAATGTTTTGCCCGATCACAACCAGAAAATCTGACCCTGTTGCGCCAGATGATGCGGGATTTTGTGTTGTTTACCGATATGGTCCGCAACGTGGAAATGAGCCTGGCCAAAGCGGACTTAAACATTGCCCGCCGGTATGCCGCACTGGTTTCAAACAGTGCTCTCCGGGAACGGGTTTTTTCACTGATCGAAACCGAATTTCATCGCACGCGCCAGATGGTGCTTGAAATCACCGAGCAAAGCCGGTTGCTGGAAGCCAATCCGGTTTTGGCTCGTTCAATCCAACTGCGAAACCCTTATGTTGACCCAATGAGTTTTCTCCAAATCGAACTCCTGCGCCGCAAACGGGCTGGTGAATCGAGCGAAGAACTCAACTATGCCCTGGCAACCACCATCAATGGGATTGCTGCCGGATTGAGAAATACAGGGTGA
- a CDS encoding VCBS repeat-containing protein, whose amino-acid sequence MQFNKLKRFLKASALLMLAALMVVTLAPVSQAQEQININALLLDFPGGLGNVITGGTSVPGLTVLFPRGNAGSNNGISDVITDDFNGDGFTDILAGSFSSDEVALLLGRGNGSFVRARLGTLVGTWTSTSTGTRQETSGFQ is encoded by the coding sequence ATGCAATTCAACAAGCTCAAACGCTTTTTAAAAGCGTCAGCATTGCTGATGTTGGCGGCCTTGATGGTCGTGACATTGGCACCCGTGAGCCAGGCGCAGGAACAGATCAACATCAACGCGTTGTTGCTTGATTTTCCTGGCGGTTTGGGGAATGTAATTACCGGGGGAACATCGGTTCCCGGATTGACGGTGTTGTTTCCGCGGGGAAATGCGGGATCAAACAACGGCATCTCGGACGTGATCACGGACGATTTTAACGGCGACGGATTTACGGACATTCTGGCCGGGTCATTTAGCAGCGACGAAGTGGCGCTGTTGTTGGGCCGGGGAAATGGATCGTTTGTGCGGGCGCGGCTGGGAACGCTGGTCGGCACCTGGACATCAACTTCAACGGGAACACGGCAGGAAACGTCGGGTTTTCAGTGA